From Dioscorea cayenensis subsp. rotundata cultivar TDr96_F1 chromosome 13, TDr96_F1_v2_PseudoChromosome.rev07_lg8_w22 25.fasta, whole genome shotgun sequence, the proteins below share one genomic window:
- the LOC120274511 gene encoding protein ROOT HAIR DEFECTIVE 3-like isoform X1: protein MGSEDCCATQLIDGNGQFNERGLEHFVRTVKLADCGLSYAVVSIMGPQSSGKSTLLNHLFRTNFREMDAIRGRNQTTKGIWIAKCVGIEPFTVVMDLEGTDGRERGEDDTTFEKQSALFALAISDIVLINIWCHDIGREHAANKPLLKTVFQVMMRLFSPRKTTLLFVIRDKTKTPLERLEPVLKEDIQKIWDAVSKPQAHKDTKLSEFFNVEVTALPSYEEKEEQFKGQVAQLRRRFFNSIAPGGLAGDRRGVIPASGFSVSAQEIWKVIKENKDLDLPAHKVMVATVRCEEITNETLSRLSSDEDWVNLEETVQYEAVPDFGKKLGSILDFYLSEYDIEAVYFDEGVRNAKRQQLESRALQLVYPAFQAMLGHLRTKAFNTFKNDLEQSLQKGKGFALSVRECSQLSMLEFDQGCADVAVKQADWDTSKVREKLRRDIEAHATSVRTAKLEELKAEYERQLTGALAEPVESLFDAAGAGQDTWASIRKLYKRETENALLGFSASLSGFELDCSKFDKMLENLKANARGVIEKKAREEAGKALIRMKDRFSSVFSHDADSMPRMWTGKEDIKKITKQARDAALKLLSILAAIRLDEQPDNVEHILRSTLIDGPVVQARSIEAPTDPLAASTWEEIPPRYTLITPVQCKSLWRQFKTETEYSVTQAISAQEAYRRSNSWLPPPWAIVAIAVLGFNEFMALLRNPLYLIVLFVLYLLTKALWVQLDVNAEFRHGAVSGILGLSSRILPTIMNLLKKLAEAGQPHPQPPQSPPRPPLDSHSFRNQSQRQPTLSHSIPASSSSSTISSPASVVEHTSPLMQSHAGDTDTDTELSSTS, encoded by the exons ATGGGGTCGGAGGATTGCTGTGCCACCCAGCTGATTGATGGCAATGGGCAGTTCAACGAGCGAGGCCTAGAGCACTTCGTGCGCACCGTCAAGCTCGCCGACTGTGGTCTTTCCTATGCCGTCGTCTCCATCATGGGCCCTCAGAGCAGCG GGAAAAGCACCCTACTTAACCACCTTTTTAGGACCAACTTTAGAGAGATGGATGCTATCAGAGGGAG GAATCAAACTACCAAAGGAATCTGGATTGCAAAATGTGTTGGTATTGAGCCTTTCACCGTTGTCATGGACTTAGAGGGTACTGATGGGAGAGAAAGAGGAGAG GACGATACTACTTTTGAGAAGCAAAGTGCACTTTTTGCTTTGGCTATTTCAGATATTGTTCTGATCAACAT CTGGTGTCATGATATTGGGCGAGAGCATGCTGCTAACAAGCCTCTTCTCAAGACTGTTTTTCAG GTCATGATGCGCTTGTTCAGTCCTCGCAAGACAACTTTACTATTTGTAATCCGTGATAAGACGAAG ACTCCGTTGGAGCGGTTAGAGCCTGTTTTAAAGGAGGATATTCAGAAG ATCTGGGATGCTGTTTCCAAGCCACAAGCCCACAAAGACACTAAACTTAGTGAGTTCTTCAAT GTTGAGGTCACAGCTTTGCCAAGCTATGAAGAAAAGGAGGAGCAATTTAAAGGACAg GTTGCGCAACTTAGACGACGTTTCTTCAATTCAATTGCCCCTGGAGGTCTTGCAGGTGATAGACGTGGTGTAATTCCTGCCTCAGGATTTTCAGTTAGCGCACAGGAGATTTGGAAAGTTATCAAGGAAAACAAGGATCTCGATCTTCCTGCTCACAAG GTTATGGTTGCTACTGTTCGGTGTGAAGAAATCACAAATGAGACACTAAGTCGCTTAAGTTCCGATGAG GATTGGGTGAATTTGGAAGAAACCGTTCAATATGAGGCAGTGCCAGACTTTGGGAAAAAACTTGGCTCCATCCTTGATTTTTATCTCTCTGA GTATGACATCGAAGCTGTGTATTTTGATGAAGGTGTCAGGAATGCAAAAAGGCAGCAGCTGGAATCTAGAGCCTTGCAA CTTGTTTATCCTGCTTTCCAAGCCATGCTGGGGCATCTTCGTACCAAAGCTTTCAACACATTCAAGAATGATCTTGAGCAGTCATTGCAGAAAGGGAAAGGGTTTGCATTATCTGTTCGTGAGTGTTCCCAATTGTCTATGCTTGAATTTGATCAAGGTTGCGCAG ATGTTGCTGTTAAGCAGGCTGACTGGGATACTTCTAAAGTCCGGGAGAAGCTTCGCCGTGACATTGAAGCTCATGCAACGTCTGTGCGCACTGCAAAATTGGAAGAACTGAAAGCTGAATATGAG AGGCAACTAACTGGTGCACTTGCTGAACCTGTTGAATCACTATttgatgctgctggtgctgggCAAGATACATGGGCATCCATAAGAAAACTTTATAAGCGTGAGACAGAAAATGCTCTGTTGGGGTTTTCAGCTTCCCTATCCGGCTTTGAATTGGACTGCTCAAAATTTGATAAGATGCTGGAAAATTTGAAGGCCAATGCAAGAGGTGTTATTGAAAAGAAAGCAAGAGAAGAGGCAGGGAAAGCTTTGATTCGTATGAAGGATAG GTTTTCAAGCGTATTCAGTCATGATGCTGATTCTATGCCAAGAATGTGGACGGGGAAGGAAGATATTAAGAAGATCACGAAGCAAGCTCGTGATGCG GCACTAAAGCTTCTATCCATATTGGCAGCAATACGTTTGGATGAACAACCAGATAATGTTGAGCATATTCTCAGGTCAACACTCATTGATGGTCCAGTTGTCCAAGCTAGAAGCATAGAGGCTCCTACAGATCCACTCGCGGCTAGCACGTGGGAAGAG ATTCCTCCAAGGTATACATTGATCACTCCAGTGCAGTGCAAGTCTTTGTGGAGACAATTCAAAACAGAAACCGAGTATTCTGTTACCCAAGCAATATCTGCACAG GAAGCTTACCGACGTAGTAACAGTTGGTTACCGCCTCCATGGGCAATAGTTGCAATTGCAGTTCTCGGTTTCAATGAATTTATGGCACTTCTGCG GAATCCTTTGTATCTAATTGTGCTCTTCGTTCTTTACTTGCTCACCAAAGCACTTTGGGTTCAGCTTGATGTCAATGCAGAATTTCGCCATGGAGCT GTCTCGGGTATTCTTGGATTATCATCAAGAATTCTTCCAACAATTATGAACCTGCTAAAGAAGTTAGCAGAGGCTGGTCAACCACATCCTCAACCCCCGCAATCTCCGCCCCGGCCGCCTCTAGACTCCCACAGTTTCCGAAACCAATCGCAAAGACAACCCACATTGTCTCACTCAATTcctgcatcatcatcatcatctacgATTTCTTCTCCGGCGAGTGTGGTAGAGCATACAAGCCCTCTAATGCAAAGCCATGCCGGAGATACCGATACCGATACCGAGTTGAGTAGTACTTCTTGA
- the LOC120274511 gene encoding protein ROOT HAIR DEFECTIVE 3 homolog 2-like isoform X2, with protein sequence MPSSPSWALRAAVSSSLFILLRKSTLLNHLFRTNFREMDAIRGRNQTTKGIWIAKCVGIEPFTVVMDLEGTDGRERGEDDTTFEKQSALFALAISDIVLINIWCHDIGREHAANKPLLKTVFQVMMRLFSPRKTTLLFVIRDKTKTPLERLEPVLKEDIQKIWDAVSKPQAHKDTKLSEFFNVEVTALPSYEEKEEQFKGQVAQLRRRFFNSIAPGGLAGDRRGVIPASGFSVSAQEIWKVIKENKDLDLPAHKVMVATVRCEEITNETLSRLSSDEDWVNLEETVQYEAVPDFGKKLGSILDFYLSEYDIEAVYFDEGVRNAKRQQLESRALQLVYPAFQAMLGHLRTKAFNTFKNDLEQSLQKGKGFALSVRECSQLSMLEFDQGCADVAVKQADWDTSKVREKLRRDIEAHATSVRTAKLEELKAEYERQLTGALAEPVESLFDAAGAGQDTWASIRKLYKRETENALLGFSASLSGFELDCSKFDKMLENLKANARGVIEKKAREEAGKALIRMKDRFSSVFSHDADSMPRMWTGKEDIKKITKQARDAALKLLSILAAIRLDEQPDNVEHILRSTLIDGPVVQARSIEAPTDPLAASTWEEIPPRYTLITPVQCKSLWRQFKTETEYSVTQAISAQEAYRRSNSWLPPPWAIVAIAVLGFNEFMALLRNPLYLIVLFVLYLLTKALWVQLDVNAEFRHGAVSGILGLSSRILPTIMNLLKKLAEAGQPHPQPPQSPPRPPLDSHSFRNQSQRQPTLSHSIPASSSSSTISSPASVVEHTSPLMQSHAGDTDTDTELSSTS encoded by the exons ATGCCGTCGTCTCCATCATGGGCCCTCAGAGCAGCGGTCAGCTCCTCGTTGTTCATTCTCTTGA GGAAAAGCACCCTACTTAACCACCTTTTTAGGACCAACTTTAGAGAGATGGATGCTATCAGAGGGAG GAATCAAACTACCAAAGGAATCTGGATTGCAAAATGTGTTGGTATTGAGCCTTTCACCGTTGTCATGGACTTAGAGGGTACTGATGGGAGAGAAAGAGGAGAG GACGATACTACTTTTGAGAAGCAAAGTGCACTTTTTGCTTTGGCTATTTCAGATATTGTTCTGATCAACAT CTGGTGTCATGATATTGGGCGAGAGCATGCTGCTAACAAGCCTCTTCTCAAGACTGTTTTTCAG GTCATGATGCGCTTGTTCAGTCCTCGCAAGACAACTTTACTATTTGTAATCCGTGATAAGACGAAG ACTCCGTTGGAGCGGTTAGAGCCTGTTTTAAAGGAGGATATTCAGAAG ATCTGGGATGCTGTTTCCAAGCCACAAGCCCACAAAGACACTAAACTTAGTGAGTTCTTCAAT GTTGAGGTCACAGCTTTGCCAAGCTATGAAGAAAAGGAGGAGCAATTTAAAGGACAg GTTGCGCAACTTAGACGACGTTTCTTCAATTCAATTGCCCCTGGAGGTCTTGCAGGTGATAGACGTGGTGTAATTCCTGCCTCAGGATTTTCAGTTAGCGCACAGGAGATTTGGAAAGTTATCAAGGAAAACAAGGATCTCGATCTTCCTGCTCACAAG GTTATGGTTGCTACTGTTCGGTGTGAAGAAATCACAAATGAGACACTAAGTCGCTTAAGTTCCGATGAG GATTGGGTGAATTTGGAAGAAACCGTTCAATATGAGGCAGTGCCAGACTTTGGGAAAAAACTTGGCTCCATCCTTGATTTTTATCTCTCTGA GTATGACATCGAAGCTGTGTATTTTGATGAAGGTGTCAGGAATGCAAAAAGGCAGCAGCTGGAATCTAGAGCCTTGCAA CTTGTTTATCCTGCTTTCCAAGCCATGCTGGGGCATCTTCGTACCAAAGCTTTCAACACATTCAAGAATGATCTTGAGCAGTCATTGCAGAAAGGGAAAGGGTTTGCATTATCTGTTCGTGAGTGTTCCCAATTGTCTATGCTTGAATTTGATCAAGGTTGCGCAG ATGTTGCTGTTAAGCAGGCTGACTGGGATACTTCTAAAGTCCGGGAGAAGCTTCGCCGTGACATTGAAGCTCATGCAACGTCTGTGCGCACTGCAAAATTGGAAGAACTGAAAGCTGAATATGAG AGGCAACTAACTGGTGCACTTGCTGAACCTGTTGAATCACTATttgatgctgctggtgctgggCAAGATACATGGGCATCCATAAGAAAACTTTATAAGCGTGAGACAGAAAATGCTCTGTTGGGGTTTTCAGCTTCCCTATCCGGCTTTGAATTGGACTGCTCAAAATTTGATAAGATGCTGGAAAATTTGAAGGCCAATGCAAGAGGTGTTATTGAAAAGAAAGCAAGAGAAGAGGCAGGGAAAGCTTTGATTCGTATGAAGGATAG GTTTTCAAGCGTATTCAGTCATGATGCTGATTCTATGCCAAGAATGTGGACGGGGAAGGAAGATATTAAGAAGATCACGAAGCAAGCTCGTGATGCG GCACTAAAGCTTCTATCCATATTGGCAGCAATACGTTTGGATGAACAACCAGATAATGTTGAGCATATTCTCAGGTCAACACTCATTGATGGTCCAGTTGTCCAAGCTAGAAGCATAGAGGCTCCTACAGATCCACTCGCGGCTAGCACGTGGGAAGAG ATTCCTCCAAGGTATACATTGATCACTCCAGTGCAGTGCAAGTCTTTGTGGAGACAATTCAAAACAGAAACCGAGTATTCTGTTACCCAAGCAATATCTGCACAG GAAGCTTACCGACGTAGTAACAGTTGGTTACCGCCTCCATGGGCAATAGTTGCAATTGCAGTTCTCGGTTTCAATGAATTTATGGCACTTCTGCG GAATCCTTTGTATCTAATTGTGCTCTTCGTTCTTTACTTGCTCACCAAAGCACTTTGGGTTCAGCTTGATGTCAATGCAGAATTTCGCCATGGAGCT GTCTCGGGTATTCTTGGATTATCATCAAGAATTCTTCCAACAATTATGAACCTGCTAAAGAAGTTAGCAGAGGCTGGTCAACCACATCCTCAACCCCCGCAATCTCCGCCCCGGCCGCCTCTAGACTCCCACAGTTTCCGAAACCAATCGCAAAGACAACCCACATTGTCTCACTCAATTcctgcatcatcatcatcatctacgATTTCTTCTCCGGCGAGTGTGGTAGAGCATACAAGCCCTCTAATGCAAAGCCATGCCGGAGATACCGATACCGATACCGAGTTGAGTAGTACTTCTTGA